One genomic window of Corynebacterium massiliense DSM 45435 includes the following:
- a CDS encoding ATP-binding protein, with protein sequence MERYDRFVSSWVQELLRNFPVVMIQGARQVGKSTLTQMLDNPVGTQFVTMDDELDRHFVEDDPAAFLSQDAPRVVIDEIQRVPELILAIKRHVDRHDRPGQLILTGSANLLRIPGAEDSLAGRAVSVDLEPLAEAEIQGARATWVDRFLAGDGLGDGETLSRGQLAEMLGRGGYPRPLNMSHQVRASWLRDYARRLVERDALDLARIDVANMYKLLEWVGATTSEELVKEKMAETLGISRPTVARYLEHLKTLFLVREVPVWSHNQLKRVVSRPKILLNDTGLAAALAHDSVDMLAGPRGGERLGSLLETFVVNELIKQSHWAKNDYRVGHFRSREGSEVDAVVELPHGIVAVEVKTTSAPKTSHFRHLKQLRDSLGDEFLGGVVVNTGRAAQAGDRLWAVPVSALWSGH encoded by the coding sequence GTGGAACGCTACGACCGTTTTGTGAGTTCCTGGGTCCAGGAACTGTTGAGGAACTTCCCCGTCGTCATGATTCAAGGCGCGCGGCAGGTGGGAAAGTCGACGCTCACCCAGATGTTGGATAATCCGGTAGGTACGCAGTTCGTAACCATGGACGACGAATTGGACCGCCACTTCGTCGAGGATGATCCCGCCGCCTTTCTCTCTCAGGACGCGCCGCGTGTGGTGATTGACGAAATCCAACGCGTTCCTGAGCTCATCCTGGCCATCAAACGGCACGTCGATCGGCACGATAGGCCTGGGCAACTCATTCTGACGGGATCCGCGAACCTCCTGCGAATACCGGGAGCGGAAGACTCACTCGCGGGTCGAGCGGTATCAGTCGATCTGGAACCATTGGCGGAAGCAGAAATACAGGGGGCACGGGCCACGTGGGTCGACAGGTTCTTGGCCGGGGATGGGCTAGGTGACGGTGAAACCCTGTCGCGCGGGCAGCTCGCGGAAATGTTGGGGCGGGGAGGCTACCCGCGTCCGTTAAACATGTCGCACCAGGTGCGGGCATCCTGGCTGCGTGACTATGCGCGTCGCCTAGTCGAGCGCGATGCCTTGGATCTCGCGCGCATCGACGTGGCCAATATGTACAAACTCTTGGAATGGGTAGGGGCGACCACCTCGGAGGAGCTCGTAAAAGAGAAGATGGCTGAGACTCTAGGCATATCGCGGCCCACCGTAGCGAGGTACCTAGAGCACTTAAAGACACTCTTTCTCGTCCGAGAAGTCCCCGTGTGGTCGCACAACCAACTCAAACGGGTTGTCTCCCGGCCGAAGATTCTGCTTAACGATACGGGATTAGCCGCGGCGCTGGCGCACGACTCCGTAGACATGTTGGCGGGGCCGCGCGGCGGTGAGCGGCTTGGCTCTCTCCTGGAAACGTTCGTGGTCAACGAACTCATTAAGCAGTCTCACTGGGCCAAAAATGACTATCGCGTGGGCCATTTCCGTAGCCGGGAGGGTTCCGAGGTGGACGCGGTGGTCGAACTGCCGCACGGAATTGTCGCCGTGGAGGTGAAGACGACTTCTGCGCCGAAAACCTCACATTTCCGCCATCTCAAACAGCTGCGTGATTCCCTCGGTGATGAGTTCCTCGGTGGAGTCGTAGTCAACACTGGCCGCGCCGCACAGGCCGGAGACCGGTTGTGGGCTGTGCCCGTGTCAGCCCTTTGGAGCGGGCACTAA
- a CDS encoding YidH family protein — translation MSTDDKQRGWLTRTLLPGGEEPDPRFTLANERTFLAWVRTSLALLAGGITIGAFDFGSLSPTLQKAGSITACGAASLVAIVAFARWVRTERALRDDRPLSVPILALPLTLLVVLVCVAVVVIFA, via the coding sequence GTGAGCACTGACGACAAACAACGTGGCTGGCTGACCCGAACGCTTCTTCCCGGCGGGGAGGAGCCCGATCCGCGGTTTACTCTGGCGAACGAGCGGACGTTCCTGGCGTGGGTGCGCACCTCGCTTGCGTTGTTGGCCGGCGGGATCACCATCGGTGCGTTCGACTTCGGGAGCTTGAGCCCGACGCTCCAGAAGGCGGGGTCTATCACCGCCTGTGGCGCGGCGAGCCTGGTGGCCATCGTGGCTTTCGCACGGTGGGTGCGCACCGAACGCGCCCTGCGGGACGACCGTCCCCTGAGTGTTCCCATTTTGGCGCTCCCGTTGACCCTGCTCGTCGTCCTGGTGTGCGTGGCCGTCGTGGTGATCTTCGCGTGA
- a CDS encoding DUF202 domain-containing protein, whose protein sequence is MSRTPRYYYPRRRSRPHERPHHSDHGLQPERTSLSWTRTILAMVVCSLVILRWATGYPAAVFVVLAVVLVLAAWLYLSNRDRYEMKVRGIRDERVAPATAQFAVMAGIIAGLSVLTAVLVALE, encoded by the coding sequence GTGAGCCGCACCCCGCGCTATTACTACCCGCGCAGGCGTTCCCGCCCGCACGAGCGCCCGCACCACTCCGATCACGGCCTGCAACCTGAACGGACCTCACTGAGCTGGACCCGCACCATCCTGGCGATGGTGGTGTGCTCCCTGGTCATTCTGCGGTGGGCCACGGGCTATCCCGCCGCGGTCTTCGTGGTTCTTGCCGTCGTGTTGGTGCTGGCCGCGTGGTTGTACTTGAGTAACCGCGACCGCTACGAGATGAAAGTACGCGGGATCCGGGACGAACGGGTAGCCCCGGCGACGGCGCAATTCGCGGTCATGGCCGGCATCATTGCTGGTCTGTCGGTGCTGACCGCAGTGTTAGTCGCCCTGGAGTAG
- a CDS encoding ECF transporter S component produces the protein MANTARRGWRVIDIIVASILAVACGFIFLIWNFVGGAWFEAMDALTPGLGGLVTGVWLIGGVIGALVIRKPGAALYVETLAACLSAALGSQWGFETIYSGLAQGLGVEIIFLIFAFRRFNLPTAILAGIGSALGAFILELFLTPNLSKSLGFNITYLVCLVISGAILAGALGYAAVQALAKAGALDRFAVGRELRR, from the coding sequence GTGGCTAATACTGCACGGCGCGGCTGGCGCGTCATCGATATCATCGTCGCCTCAATCTTGGCGGTGGCCTGCGGGTTCATTTTCTTAATCTGGAACTTCGTGGGTGGCGCATGGTTCGAAGCCATGGACGCGCTGACCCCGGGGCTCGGTGGCCTGGTCACCGGCGTCTGGCTCATCGGCGGCGTTATCGGCGCGTTGGTCATCCGCAAGCCGGGCGCAGCCCTCTACGTGGAAACCTTGGCGGCCTGCCTGTCCGCGGCGCTGGGCAGCCAGTGGGGGTTTGAGACCATCTACTCCGGCCTCGCGCAGGGGTTGGGCGTAGAAATCATCTTCCTCATCTTCGCTTTCCGGCGCTTCAACCTGCCCACGGCCATCCTCGCCGGCATCGGCTCTGCCCTGGGCGCGTTCATCCTCGAGCTGTTCTTGACCCCGAACCTGAGCAAGAGCCTCGGCTTCAACATCACCTACCTGGTGTGTTTAGTCATCTCCGGCGCAATCCTGGCCGGCGCATTGGGGTATGCCGCCGTGCAGGCGCTGGCCAAGGCCGGGGCTTTGGACCGCTTCGCAGTCGGCCGTGAACTGCGCCGTTAA